tatgtatatatctatgtatataatttacggtagcagcagcagtagcggTTATAGCAGCAGCCCGCCTGCACCCACCCCCCCGCCTATTTTATTAATGTCATTTCACGTCGCGGCATCCTCGTCAAGTTTCCGAAACTCATATTTTTCGTCCAGCGGGCTTCGAGGTCCTTCCGTATGGTCCCGTCCCTGGAATGGTGCAACCAGCCCTCAACCCTGGGCAACGAGACTGCAATCTTAAGTGGGCATCCTGGAGGGTTGACCAAGAATCAACAGGGAATGTCTGACGGCGGCGTGAGGCCAGGTCATGCCGCTGTTATCCTGCAGGTACCTTTGCATGGCCATCTCACTCCGtaagatattattatatcgttACCGAGTATCGAAGTAGTTCTGCGGAGATCGAGTCTTCTGCAGCGTTTAGAGGGGATGGTCTGGATTACGTTGCCATCGCCAAGGACCGGTCCTTGTCCTTGTCTTTGTCCTTCTCTTTCGTCGACCTTGATTTGCTCCGCGGCAATCCTTGCTCGCCGCTCGATGGACTCGGCGGTCCGCTTCCCAGGCGTGCCACCCTTCTGTAGATGTCGCTGTTGACGAAACGTGGATACGAGTCTCGGTGCATCAGTGTGTAGATCTGGAGCTGCGCCTCGTCAAATGTGTTTGGCGTTGGTGCCACCATGTTCCTGTTCACGATTTCTCGCACTCGCGAATCCAGGCTCACCTGAAATTCGTCATTCGTATACTTTATGTCGTACCCGATGTATTATGGTACTTACTGAAATAAGACAACAAAGACGATATGAAATGAATgtttagaaattatttcagtatCGTGACACATGACAATCGATCTGACCCCGGCCGATAATGCAGCCTCTAAGACGGCTACTTCGTCAGTGCCACTTCTTGATTTTTCCCACATCTTAGGTACTAATTTCCCCGTATGTACTCGAATAAATCATGAACGAAAACTTCGACGGATACTCCCACAAATATGATTCGCAAAGAAAAACAGGCCGTAGTGATTCACTGCCATAGGTATACCCCTCGATGCGTCACGCCAGTGCACGATACGTCGAAACTCGATCCTCTCGAGTTTAGAAAACTTGttggaaagagaaagaaggaaaaaggaaggaaaCTGAATACTCAAATAAAGAAGGTCGCGAGGTCACAGGCACAGCTGAAGTCGCTGAATTAAGGTCACATGTACGCAAGGTCAACAGGCCAAGGACCTCCCCTTTTCTGGCACGCAGAATTCAAAGTTATAATCGCAATATATCGCAGTATAATCATAATTCATACGACATAGAGTACGTGAAACTACTTCTTCAGTTTTATGTCATATTACAGTAAGAtgcattttaaaaaaagattgaaatctaccgaaaattattaaaactgTACCagagttaaataaataacgacgcTGAGTTGTGCGTAGTTAAAGTCCCGATAATTGTCAACGTTTCGTCAAATCTGGAGGAagatttgtaaatttcaacaCAGTGAATACAGTAATAAATGTTCAAAAAGTATCTCAGCATATCTGAGacgatgaatttattttttccgaatTCCGGATGGAAATTTGATTCCGTATAGGCATATTATGTACACACATTAGGACATGAGTGATGGGACCAAGGATGCTTAAACGAATGAATTTGTGGATGACGAAACTTGCATTGAAATTGACCAAGACCGttggtgtttttttattttgttctcgCCTTCGGATTGACGTCGACAAGTCTACAAGGATAATAACACTTCGCTTTGGGAtacaaataaaagaataagTACCGCAGACGCTATGACTACATGTTTGAAGAATTTCTCGTTCGCTTAAGCACATCATTGACAAAAGCTTGACTCATCGGAAACAATATAGGTAGATCTCGGGGGTTGTCGTTTTGCCTCCAGCACTGACACCGAATTTACGACAATCTCAAATCCCATATGTTTCCCTGCAGCGAATAGTATATTTAAGCGTTTCGAGCTGAAAGCCTGGGATCTACTCACTTCCTTCGGCGAAAGAATGGATATGTAGTCCTCGTAGATGTATCGAGCCTTCTCCTCGATGCGCTCCGGGTTTCGTTCGAGCTTGAGCTGTTCACAGGCAAGCCAAAAGGCAATGTTCTCTTCGCTGTACTCGCTGACGAGGAACTCGCGGAAGAGCTTGCGCCCCGCGGCGCTGTGCATCAGCCTGTCGAACGAGGAGCCCCACTCTCTGATCTCCTCGAAGCTGCTGCAGGCGACGTCACCGTTTCCGTCGAGGCCGTCGAGGCCATCGCCCGTGAGGTCACCCCCGGTGCCACCCCCGGAACCCAAGTCCCCACCGCCTCCGCCTTTCTTCTTTCCCTGGTCCCCGGAGTTGCCGGCACCACCCCCTGGGCCTCCACCGCCGACAGCAGCCAAACTAGGAACAGGGATTAACACCGTTTGTTAGCGCGTTGTGAGTCGATGAACTATTGACATTACGTCAAGTCGCCGCCAGGCGTCGGACGAGCGCGATCGTTTCTCGCAGAAAAAGTTACACGTTACGGGATTTTGACAGATTTACAAGAACAGGTGGTAACAGCCGCAGTGAGCATTTCTCGAGTACTTTGTATCGTCTGAACTGGACATTGTGAAAGACAACCAGCTAAATGGAGCATTTTTAAGCTCGGTGCAACTAGGCGAGAGACGATGAGGGGAGCTTTCAGTACAGAAATTTCCTATCATTACCGGCTCATTGGCCATCATGAAAAATCCCATAACTGAGTCGGTAAGTGTAAGACGCTACGATTACCCCCGCGCCCATCGTGCCCTTGGCTTGCTTCCAAAAAATACCCATGGCTAGCGGTTGCTTGagcaattttcaatcaaccCATATTTCTAAAAGTTatgttgtaatatttattcaaaacaatCTAAAATACAAAGACCAGATGTGTATCACGGATTTGCAACTTTTAGTTGTTGCTCCAGTCGTCCTTTCGGTTTTCTGAATAGTTGATACGGGGAATTCCCGACTCAAATTAAATATGGCGGCTGCATGATATATCGCATGCGTGCCACTAAGGATATACCTTCTCTAGGGACAATTACTGTGTAGCATGCATGCGACGAGTGGGTATATACATAACGCTGTCGATTTTCCGAACGTCGACCCTAACGTGAAACAGTATTCTACGAATATTAAATAAGCATTTTTAGGATATTGATCCATGGTATAAATATCTACATCCGACAGACTAACGATTGCGGCTTGGGCACAATAAATCGCTCGCGAAGCATGATGGTTAGAAAAAGTAACGCGTGCATCTAGTCGTAATCCGCTGTAACGGGTACAATTCACTTACAGACGGGTTCAAAACCCATCAGCAGGTTCCCAGAACGAAGCTAAAGCAGAGTCATATCGATAAAGATTCGCGGGAAGCCGCTAATTGGCATTCGTACAAGAACTTG
The Neodiprion fabricii isolate iyNeoFabr1 chromosome 1, iyNeoFabr1.1, whole genome shotgun sequence DNA segment above includes these coding regions:
- the LOC124187471 gene encoding regulator of G-protein signaling 19 produces the protein MIEMSSGIGATAMGIGVSHGTEGGGCRLRAQSQSQGQSQSSGTMVQHGNPQQSTQQQQQQQQQLQLQQQQQQQQQQQQQQQQQQQQQQQQQQRAGTRDAFVGRSKKDNCCLCWCCCCSCSWNKCLAAVGGGGPGGGAGNSGDQGKKKGGGGGDLGSGGGTGGDLTGDGLDGLDGNGDVACSSFEEIREWGSSFDRLMHSAAGRKLFREFLVSEYSEENIAFWLACEQLKLERNPERIEEKARYIYEDYISILSPKEVSLDSRVREIVNRNMVAPTPNTFDEAQLQIYTLMHRDSYPRFVNSDIYRRVARLGSGPPSPSSGEQGLPRSKSRSTKEKDKDKDKDRSLAMAT